One region of Chryseobacterium muglaense genomic DNA includes:
- a CDS encoding BlaI/MecI/CopY family transcriptional regulator, whose amino-acid sequence MIIQTLTKAEEQVMQFLWKLEKGFLKDVLDLYPEPKPHTNTVSTILKVLKDKEFVDYNVYGRQHEYFPLVTKEQYSGKTMKSLVKNYFKGSYKSAVSFLVEKNEMTVEDLEMLLSELKNKD is encoded by the coding sequence ATGATCATTCAGACCTTAACAAAAGCAGAAGAACAGGTAATGCAGTTTTTATGGAAACTTGAAAAAGGTTTTCTAAAAGATGTTTTGGATCTTTATCCCGAACCCAAGCCGCATACCAATACCGTTTCTACGATTCTGAAAGTGTTGAAAGATAAAGAGTTTGTAGATTATAATGTGTACGGAAGACAGCACGAATATTTTCCTTTGGTTACAAAAGAGCAGTATTCCGGGAAAACGATGAAAAGTCTGGTGAAAAATTATTTTAAAGGTTCTTATAAAAGCGCTGTTTCTTTTTTGGTTGAAAAAAACGAAATGACCGTTGAAGACCTTGAAATGCTATTAAGCGAACTTAAAAACAAAGACTAA